AAGGACGCGGCGTATGCCCTGTTGATGGCCGACAAGCCGGTGCTGATTTCGGACGAGGCGCAGAAAAAGGACCTCAAGATCGCGCTCACCGAATGGGCCATGGCGGACTTCGAGCATCGCTTGGAAGCTCGGGGTCAAGCGTCGAGCATGGACCAAGTGCTTCGGGCCGTGGGGTCGGAGGCCGTCGCGGGGCTACCCAAGTTGATGGTGCGAGACGCACGCAAGCTCGGGGAGATGTCGATTCTCGTCGCGGACATTGGGGACGAGAAGGCCAAGGAAGCGGCTTCGGCGGCGTTGGTCGAAGCGGCCCAGTGGGTCCTCGGCGAAGACTGGGCGAAGGTTCGGACGAAAGAACTCGAGAAGCAGAACGCCGATCAGAAGCTCACGCCGACGCCCGAGCAGTTCAAGAAGCAGCTCGAGACGCTTCAGGACGACGAGCTGATGAAGTTATTCCAAGCGCTTCGTCGGGTCGGGGGTCGGCCTGCGGTCGACTTTGCGCTCGGGTTCGCAGCGCGCAAGGACCAGAGTGACAAACGGCGGCAAACGGCGCTGGCGGCGCTCGATGCGACGGGAAAACCGGGCAAGCCCAAGTCGCTCGACAAGAGCAACCCCGACGACGTCAAGCGTCTCGTGGAGATCGCCGGCAGCGACGCGCCCGACGTGGTGCTCGATCAAGCGTTTCGTCGTCTCGGCGAAATGCCTCGCGAGGTTGTTGCGGACAAACTGTACGGTCTTTTCAAGACGGACAAATGGAAAGTTCGTCGTGCCGCTGCCGCAACGCTCCTGAAGTTGTCGAACGTCAAGCACATTGGTGAGTTCTTGAAAGCGTTGCCCGATGGCAAGCCGTTCGCGATGGGCGAAGCCCTCACGTATGGCGCGCTTCTCGGCGAGCTCAAAGAGGGCAAGCCGCTCGACGAATTGAAGCCATTCATGAACTCGGGCACGCCTGCTGCTCGTACCAGCGCGATTGCGTATTACTTCACTTACGGAACATCTGCGGAGCTACCCGACCTCGCACCACTGCTCGTCGATGGTGAATGGGGCCCGGCCCCAGCTCCGAGTTGTGATACCGATCCCGAATGCAAGTGGATCTGCGAAGTCCCGAAAGAGGGCGAGCAGGGGCGCGAGCAGAAGGAGATCAAGACGATTAGCGACTTCGTTCGCTATTGCATCCAGCCGGCCATGAAGGAGCGCAAGCCCGAGGCTGGCAAGGAGCAGAAGAAGTGACCTTGGGCAGGCGGCTCGACCCATTGCGCCGGTCTTCGGCTTCGCGCCCCACGCGACAGCAGATTTCCAGCGCAATTTCCGATATTTACGTCATGCCGCAGTCCTTCCGAACCTCACCGCACGGCCCAGAACCATCGACGACGATTAGGGAAAAATGAGCGCGGACCCCAACAAAAAGAGCGCAAGAACATTCCAGTGCCGCGACGTCCTCTGGGAGACGTTCGAACAGATGGCACGCGAGCTGGAGTGCTCGATCGACTACCTCATCAACGAGTCGATGAAGCAGTATGCCCGGCAGCGCAGCTACAGCCCGCGCACGCCGTTCCCCGGGACGCAGCGTACCGAGGGAGGAGCGCCGGGATCTGGTCCGTCGATGCCGCCGTCGACCGCGGGCATCCCTGCGCCGCCTCCGTCGCCGCCGCCGCCCGGGTATCCGCCTCCGCCCGGAGCCACGCCGATGCCTCCGACGTACGGTAGTGCGCCTGGAGCGCCGCCGCCGATGATGGGCATGCCGGGTGCTCCGCCGCCGCCTCCCATGATGGGTGGCATGGGCATGCCGGGTGCTCCGCCGCCGCCTCCCATGATGGGTGGCATGGGCATGCCGGGTGCGCCGCCTCCGATGATGGGAGGCGCTCCGCCGCCTCCACCGCCGATGGGTGTTCCAGGCGCGCCGCCTCCGATGATGGGTGCGCCGGGTGCGCCTCCGATGATGGGTGCGCCGGGCGCGCCTCCTGGGCCGCCGCCTCCGCCGCCTTCGCCTTACGGTGCGACGCCGCCGCCTCCTCCGGGAGCGTATGCCCCGCCGCCGACGATGTCGGGCGCTGCGGGCGTTGGAGGCCCGCCGCCTCCGCCGCCCATGGTGGGTCCTCCGCCGGCACCGCCGGGTGTTGGCATGCCCCCGCCGCCTCCTCCTGGTGCCTCGGCTGCACCGCCGCCTCCGCCTCGTCCGCCGTCGGGTACGGCAACACCAGCGCCGCCCACCGCAGCCAAGCGTCCGCCGAGCGTTCCATCGCCGCCTGGACCTACTGGTGCGCCGCGCGGGCCTGGATTGCCCCCGCCGCCTCCAACGGGCGTTGGCCGTCCACCTGGGCCGCCGCCGCCTCCTCCAGGCGCCGCCGGTGGACCGCCGCCCCCGCCGCCTCCAGGTGTGCGCTCGACCATGATGGGCCCCGGTGCACCACCGCCGCCGCCCGCGCGCACCATGCCGCCCGGACCACCGCCGCCGCCAGGCCTGACGCCGCCACCTCCTCCGGGACCGCCCGGCATGGCGCCGCCTGGGCCTCCGCCGCCGCCTCCGAGCCTCGGAGCACCCGCGACATTGGCTGCGCCGCCAGGGCCCGGCATGGCACCTCCGCCGCCGCCTCCCATGGCAGGCGGGTTTGGCGCACCGCCACCGCCGCCGCCATACGGCCAGATGCCGCCTGGACCGCCGCCCGGACCGCCAGGTCCGCCGCCCGGGCCGCCGCCTGCACCGACGCCAGCACCCGCTGCACCATCGGCAGGAGGCATCCCCGGCGCGGTCCCGCTCTTCGCTTATTACGGCGGCGAACGATTCATCGTGAACAAGGACCGCTTCATCATCGGCCGCGGCAAACAGTCGAGCGACCTGACGATCAAAGATCCGAACGTCTCCCGACAACACGCCATGGTCGAGTACCTGAACGGCCAGTACTACATGGTCGACATGGGCTCGACGAACGGCGTCGAGTTCAGCGGTCAGCGCATCACGCGCAAAGCGATCGGTGAAGGCGACCAGTACCGGATCTGCGATCACGAGGTCCGTTTCTCCTACCGCTGATGCGCGGGCTCCACATTTGGGGCTTCGGGTCGCCTTCGGCGCCTTCCGCCTCAAACCCCACCCACATCCCCAGGCTGCGCGCGAAAAACACCACTCGCGTCGCAGCCCGCGGAGCGCGTTCCATCCTCGCGATCGCTTCGGCGTTCGTCGCGACGCACGCGTTCGCTGCACACGAACCTCCCTGGGTTGGTCCCGACACACCACCGCTCGGTGACGGCATCGTCAGCGCTCGCATCATCAAAGGCGACCAGCCCATCCTCACGGCGCCTTGGGAAAACGCCGCTCGTCGAGGCTCCGCTGCGCGCGACGTGCACCTCCCCATCTTCGCCGTCAGGCGCGGACCTGGTTGCCGCGGCAGGTTCCTCGAAGTCGGTCCCAGCGCCTGGGTCTGCGACGACGCCGTCGAGCTCGCCGCAACACCCTTCGTCGACCCCGGCTACCGCGCCTTGCGCTCGAACCCGGATGGACTGCCGTTTCGTTACTACTTCGTCGGTCCCGATGGATCGTTTGCCTACAAACGACTTTCGGCCGCCGACACCGGCACGCCCGACATGCAGCTCGAGCCCGGCTTCGCCATCGCCGTCGTCGAAGAACGCGTCATCGACGGCCATCGATACGGCCGCACCCACAACGAGCTGTGGGTGCCCATGCGCGACGTCGGTCCTGCGCGCACGTTTGCGTTCCGCGGAGAGACGGTCGCGCAAGACGTGACGACCACCTTCCCCTTCGCGTGGGTCATCGTCGACAGCGCCAACGTGTTCGCTTCGCCAAACCCCGGCGCAAAAAAAATCGATCACCGCACACGTTTCGAACGCGTTCCTTTCTACGAAGTCAAAACATCCGGCCCCACCTCGTTCACGCGCATCGGTGACGACGCTTGGGTGCGCTCATCCGAGATCCGCCATCCGACGATTGCTCAGCCTCCAGCCGAAGTGGACGTTGCTGCAGGCGATCACTGGATCGACGTGGAGCTCGAAACGCAAACGCTCGTCGCGTACGAAGGAGCTCGCCCGGTCTTCGCGACGCTCGTGTCGACCGGCAAAGGCCGCGAAGGTTCGGCCACGGCAACGCCTCGAGGAACGTTTCGCATCTGGGCCAAGCTCTTCACGTCGAACATGGACAACCTCGAAGACGAAGGCGCGCATCGGTACTACCGCATGGAGGACGTCCCGTGGGTCCAGTACTTCTCCAAAGGCGTGGGCCTTCATGGAGCGTTCTGGCATCGATCGTTTGGCTACGTGCGCAGTCACGGCTGCGTCAACCTCGCGCCCATCGATGCGGAATGGCTCTTCTGGTGGACCGGGCCGCGTATGCCTGCCGGCTGGACCGC
Above is a window of Polyangiaceae bacterium DNA encoding:
- a CDS encoding HEAT repeat domain-containing protein, which codes for MIALCIAALGSALGLLGCRVDENDVHRWEGTVQGPKKLCAVLLHDKYETSLRVESALAIIRMKPRSGRRLAFTQIDSDVEAENPTCKGSLVDVLSALEPEAQKAIVGPLVSSIIVELKKPPPVYKEGEPIPTDGSIPYKDAAYALLMADKPVLISDEAQKKDLKIALTEWAMADFEHRLEARGQASSMDQVLRAVGSEAVAGLPKLMVRDARKLGEMSILVADIGDEKAKEAASAALVEAAQWVLGEDWAKVRTKELEKQNADQKLTPTPEQFKKQLETLQDDELMKLFQALRRVGGRPAVDFALGFAARKDQSDKRRQTALAALDATGKPGKPKSLDKSNPDDVKRLVEIAGSDAPDVVLDQAFRRLGEMPREVVADKLYGLFKTDKWKVRRAAAATLLKLSNVKHIGEFLKALPDGKPFAMGEALTYGALLGELKEGKPLDELKPFMNSGTPAARTSAIAYYFTYGTSAELPDLAPLLVDGEWGPAPAPSCDTDPECKWICEVPKEGEQGREQKEIKTISDFVRYCIQPAMKERKPEAGKEQKK
- a CDS encoding FHA domain-containing protein: MARELECSIDYLINESMKQYARQRSYSPRTPFPGTQRTEGGAPGSGPSMPPSTAGIPAPPPSPPPPGYPPPPGATPMPPTYGSAPGAPPPMMGMPGAPPPPPMMGGMGMPGAPPPPPMMGGMGMPGAPPPMMGGAPPPPPPMGVPGAPPPMMGAPGAPPMMGAPGAPPGPPPPPPSPYGATPPPPPGAYAPPPTMSGAAGVGGPPPPPPMVGPPPAPPGVGMPPPPPPGASAAPPPPPRPPSGTATPAPPTAAKRPPSVPSPPGPTGAPRGPGLPPPPPTGVGRPPGPPPPPPGAAGGPPPPPPPGVRSTMMGPGAPPPPPARTMPPGPPPPPGLTPPPPPGPPGMAPPGPPPPPPSLGAPATLAAPPGPGMAPPPPPPMAGGFGAPPPPPPYGQMPPGPPPGPPGPPPGPPPAPTPAPAAPSAGGIPGAVPLFAYYGGERFIVNKDRFIIGRGKQSSDLTIKDPNVSRQHAMVEYLNGQYYMVDMGSTNGVEFSGQRITRKAIGEGDQYRICDHEVRFSYR
- a CDS encoding L,D-transpeptidase; this encodes MRGLHIWGFGSPSAPSASNPTHIPRLRAKNTTRVAARGARSILAIASAFVATHAFAAHEPPWVGPDTPPLGDGIVSARIIKGDQPILTAPWENAARRGSAARDVHLPIFAVRRGPGCRGRFLEVGPSAWVCDDAVELAATPFVDPGYRALRSNPDGLPFRYYFVGPDGSFAYKRLSAADTGTPDMQLEPGFAIAVVEERVIDGHRYGRTHNELWVPMRDVGPARTFAFRGETVAQDVTTTFPFAWVIVDSANVFASPNPGAKKIDHRTRFERVPFYEVKTSGPTSFTRIGDDAWVRSSEIRHPTIAQPPAEVDVAAGDHWIDVELETQTLVAYEGARPVFATLVSTGKGREGSATATPRGTFRIWAKLFTSNMDNLEDEGAHRYYRMEDVPWVQYFSKGVGLHGAFWHRSFGYVRSHGCVNLAPIDAEWLFWWTGPRMPAGWTAVLPSTHDAGTVVRVR